The proteins below are encoded in one region of Sminthopsis crassicaudata isolate SCR6 chromosome 1, ASM4859323v1, whole genome shotgun sequence:
- the HCFC1R1 gene encoding host cell factor C1 regulator 1 isoform X1, with product MTYDPEARGTAPPSHLPLPLRRVCKKPPASVRPHEHRAGCGPRNFMILQPPMELGRPTGARKDPREAQGPDRTLDACSLPQGIQPQSTNQLLEEHHSSLQKHFLSEENMVSHFSHLSLDSDHPYCPSAAFSMGTPAPPVIRPLEDSFHSTEDLGVLCPSLLLALNPHSELLLWQYPGNQIPEILRLLRLGGTQVYQNHNPHSGEAMEL from the exons ATGACGTATGATCCAGAGGCGCGAGGCACAGCTCCGCCCTcacacctccccctccccctacgACGGGTATGCAAGAAACCCCCGGCTTCCGTGAGACCCCACGAGCACCGGGCCGGCTGTG GTCCCCGGAACTTCATGATCCTTCAGCCGCCCATGGAGCTGGGCCGCCCAACGGGGGCCCGGAAAGATCCCAGGGAAGCGCAGGGGCCAGACAGGACCCTGGACGCCTG CTCCCTTCCCCAAGGAATTCAACCCCAGAGCACCAATCAGTTGCTGGAGGAGCATCA CAGCTCTCTTCAGAAGCATTTCCTGTCTGAGGAGAACATGGTCTCCCATTTTTCTCACCTCAGTCTGGACAGTGATCACCCCTACTGCCCATCAGCAGCTTTCTCCATGGGCACTCCAGCCCCACCTGTGATCAG gCCTTTGGAAGACTCTTTTCACTCAACTGAGGATCTGGGGGTACTCTGCCCCAGCCTTCTTCTGGCCCT GAATCCCCATTCAGAGCTGCTCCTCTGGCAATATCCAGGAAACCAAATCCCAGAAATTCTTCGGCTGCTGAGACTGGGAGGCACCCAGGTATACCAAAACCACAACCCCCATAGTGGGGAGGCAATGGAGCTCTGA
- the HCFC1R1 gene encoding host cell factor C1 regulator 1 isoform X2, whose protein sequence is MRLRSSDRLTPCIPWGPPSGPRNFMILQPPMELGRPTGARKDPREAQGPDRTLDACSLPQGIQPQSTNQLLEEHHSSLQKHFLSEENMVSHFSHLSLDSDHPYCPSAAFSMGTPAPPVIRPLEDSFHSTEDLGVLCPSLLLALNPHSELLLWQYPGNQIPEILRLLRLGGTQVYQNHNPHSGEAMEL, encoded by the exons ATGCGCCTGCGTAGTAGTGACCGGCTAACTCCCTGCATCCCGTGGGGCCCGCCTTCTG GTCCCCGGAACTTCATGATCCTTCAGCCGCCCATGGAGCTGGGCCGCCCAACGGGGGCCCGGAAAGATCCCAGGGAAGCGCAGGGGCCAGACAGGACCCTGGACGCCTG CTCCCTTCCCCAAGGAATTCAACCCCAGAGCACCAATCAGTTGCTGGAGGAGCATCA CAGCTCTCTTCAGAAGCATTTCCTGTCTGAGGAGAACATGGTCTCCCATTTTTCTCACCTCAGTCTGGACAGTGATCACCCCTACTGCCCATCAGCAGCTTTCTCCATGGGCACTCCAGCCCCACCTGTGATCAG gCCTTTGGAAGACTCTTTTCACTCAACTGAGGATCTGGGGGTACTCTGCCCCAGCCTTCTTCTGGCCCT GAATCCCCATTCAGAGCTGCTCCTCTGGCAATATCCAGGAAACCAAATCCCAGAAATTCTTCGGCTGCTGAGACTGGGAGGCACCCAGGTATACCAAAACCACAACCCCCATAGTGGGGAGGCAATGGAGCTCTGA
- the THOC6 gene encoding THO complex subunit 6 isoform X1 has product MEVQRALERLHMTIFSQSVSPCGKFLAAGNNYGQIAIFSLSAALSSEAKEESKKPVVTFVAHDGPVYSLVSTDRHLLSAGDGEVKAWLWGEIIKKGCKEVWSRHPPYRLTPFALLNRSSLEVPEINALLLNPKENSLLLAGGDCQLHTMDLETGTFTRALRGHTDYIHCLALRERSPEVLSGSEDGSVRLWDLRTGEEVQTIEVYKHEECARPQNGKWIGCLATDSDWMVCGGGPALTLWHLRSATPTTVFPLRAPQKHVTFYQDLILSAGQGPCVNQWQLSGELKAQVPGSSPSLLNLSLNQQPAAPECKVLTAAGNSCRVDVFTNLGYRAFSLSFS; this is encoded by the exons ATGGAGGTACAGCGCGCTCTGGAGCGGCTGCACATGACCATCTTCTCCCAGAGTGTTTCCCCCTGTGGCAAGTTCTTAGCAGCAGGGAACAACTACGGGCAGATCGCCATCTTCAG TTTATCAGCTGCTTTGAGCTCAGAAGCCAAAGAGGAAAGTAAGAAGCCAGTGGTGACCTTTGTAG CCCATGATGGGCCTGTGTACAGCCTGGTCTCCACAGACCGCCATCTGCTCAGTGCTGGGGATGGTGAAGTGAAGGCCTGGCTTTGGGGGGAGATCATAAAGAAG GGCTGTAAGGAAGTGTGGAGCAGACATCCCCCTTACAG ACTGACCCCATTTGCTCTTCTAAATAGGAGCAGCCTGGAAGTTCCAGAAATCAATGCTTTGCTGCTTAACCCCAAG GAGAATTCCCTCCTCTTGGCAGGGGGTGATTGTCAACTTCATACTATGGACCTGGAAACGGGAACGTTCACA CGTGCACTTCGAGgtcacactgattacattcattGTCTGGCTCTTCGGGAAAGGAGTCCTGAAGTGTTATCTGGGAGTGAGGATGGCAGTGTTCGCCTTTGGG ATCTTCGTACAGGTGAGGAGGTCCAGACCATTGAAGTTTACAAACATGAG GAGTGTGCTCGACCCCAGAATGGGAAGTGGATTGGATGTTTAGCAACTGACTCAGATTGGATG GTATGTGGAGGGGGCCCGGCTCTTACTCTTTGGCACCTTCGATCTGCCACACCCACAACAGTGTTTCCACTTAGAGCCCCACAGAAACATGTAACCTTCTATCAAGATCTG aTCCTCTCAGCAGGGCAAGGACCTTGTGTGAACCAGTGGCAGCTGAGTGGGGAGCTGAAGGCACAAGTACCTGGCTCCTCTCCCAGTCTGCTTAATTTAAGCCTTAATCAGCAGCCTGCTGCACCAGAGTGTAAG GTTCTGACAGCTGCAGGAAATAGCTGTAGAGTTGATGTCTTCACTAACCTTGGATACCGAGCTTTTTCCTTATCCTTCTCCTGA
- the THOC6 gene encoding THO complex subunit 6 isoform X2 produces the protein MEVQRALERLHMTIFSQSVSPCGKFLAAGNNYGQIAIFSLSAALSSEAKEESKKPVVTFVAHDGPVYSLVSTDRHLLSAGDGEVKAWLWGEIIKKGCKEVWSRHPPYRSSLEVPEINALLLNPKENSLLLAGGDCQLHTMDLETGTFTRALRGHTDYIHCLALRERSPEVLSGSEDGSVRLWDLRTGEEVQTIEVYKHEECARPQNGKWIGCLATDSDWMVCGGGPALTLWHLRSATPTTVFPLRAPQKHVTFYQDLILSAGQGPCVNQWQLSGELKAQVPGSSPSLLNLSLNQQPAAPECKVLTAAGNSCRVDVFTNLGYRAFSLSFS, from the exons ATGGAGGTACAGCGCGCTCTGGAGCGGCTGCACATGACCATCTTCTCCCAGAGTGTTTCCCCCTGTGGCAAGTTCTTAGCAGCAGGGAACAACTACGGGCAGATCGCCATCTTCAG TTTATCAGCTGCTTTGAGCTCAGAAGCCAAAGAGGAAAGTAAGAAGCCAGTGGTGACCTTTGTAG CCCATGATGGGCCTGTGTACAGCCTGGTCTCCACAGACCGCCATCTGCTCAGTGCTGGGGATGGTGAAGTGAAGGCCTGGCTTTGGGGGGAGATCATAAAGAAG GGCTGTAAGGAAGTGTGGAGCAGACATCCCCCTTACAG GAGCAGCCTGGAAGTTCCAGAAATCAATGCTTTGCTGCTTAACCCCAAG GAGAATTCCCTCCTCTTGGCAGGGGGTGATTGTCAACTTCATACTATGGACCTGGAAACGGGAACGTTCACA CGTGCACTTCGAGgtcacactgattacattcattGTCTGGCTCTTCGGGAAAGGAGTCCTGAAGTGTTATCTGGGAGTGAGGATGGCAGTGTTCGCCTTTGGG ATCTTCGTACAGGTGAGGAGGTCCAGACCATTGAAGTTTACAAACATGAG GAGTGTGCTCGACCCCAGAATGGGAAGTGGATTGGATGTTTAGCAACTGACTCAGATTGGATG GTATGTGGAGGGGGCCCGGCTCTTACTCTTTGGCACCTTCGATCTGCCACACCCACAACAGTGTTTCCACTTAGAGCCCCACAGAAACATGTAACCTTCTATCAAGATCTG aTCCTCTCAGCAGGGCAAGGACCTTGTGTGAACCAGTGGCAGCTGAGTGGGGAGCTGAAGGCACAAGTACCTGGCTCCTCTCCCAGTCTGCTTAATTTAAGCCTTAATCAGCAGCCTGCTGCACCAGAGTGTAAG GTTCTGACAGCTGCAGGAAATAGCTGTAGAGTTGATGTCTTCACTAACCTTGGATACCGAGCTTTTTCCTTATCCTTCTCCTGA
- the BICDL2 gene encoding BICD family-like cargo adapter 2 isoform X1: MPRFWETEERNAWGSMNSPSSPQFPSGLLSGSTSPSGDDGFFPFVLERHDSFLGGPGPGDEKQEDEPEDLAVLLQRKEKDLLLAAELGKMLLERNEELSRSLELLKAQHAEREERLQQQNHELRQGLAARGAEWEARAGELEVDVATLRAELGERRSEQQNSGRQRAQALSELSEQNLRLSEQLAQASQTEQELQKELSMLRGDYQTQQLLGTEMRARLESLQGENQMLQSRRQDLEGQIKSLQEEADQSQGRVQALHEELLLLRRERREHSLELELARSEAREALVSLRRLQQQVSELEEESRLQDSEVSGASLQSEIAHSLDEEGDSQLPIPPQDIHNPNVLHDSSKPQTPPEEGLEPPKKRASMSSREMVEEKEMEIERLQNELSLQVEELQSLREELKRQKELREEKDPESTLSKALSDRDEAVNKSLALSLELTRISLERDSLSRELLRTIHQKVALSQELEAWQDDMQVVIGQQLHSQRLKELNSQPAALPHDATKFSLGRGTGAGSFFTNLFRRT; this comes from the exons ATGCCTAGATTCtgggagacagaagagagaa ATGCTTGGGGAAGCATGAACTCCCCCAGTAGTCCCCAGTTCCCTTCAGGGCTGCTCTCAGGAAGCACCTCCCCAAGTGGGGATGATGGCTTCTTCCCCTTTGTGCTGGAGAGGCATGATTCCTTCCTGGGGGGACCGGGGCCTGGGGATGAGAAGCAAGAGGATGAGCCCGAGGACCTGGCTGTGCTGCTTCAGcgaaaggaaaaggacttactACTGGCAGCCGAGCTAGGCAAGATGCTTTTGGAGCGGAATGAGGAGCTGAGCCGGAGCCTGGAGCTTCTCAAAGCCCAACACGCTGAACGGGAGGAG CGGCTGCAGCAGCAGAACCATGAGCTCCGACAGGGGCTGGCGGCCCGCGGAGCGGAGTGGGAGGCTCGGGCAGGGGAGCTGGAGGTGGACGTGGCCACGCTTCGAGCAGAACTTGGGGAGCGGCGCTCAGAGCAGCAGAATAGTGGGCGCCAACGAGCCCAAGCCCTGAGTGAGCTCAGCGAGCAGAACCTCAGGCTCAGTGAGCAGCTGGCCCAG GCCTCCCAGACAGAACAAGAACTCCAAAAGGAACTGAGCATGCTTCGGGGAGACTACCAGACCCAGCAGCTGTTGGGAACTGAGATGAGGGCCCGACTAGAAAGCCTTCAGGGAGAG AACCAGATGCTCCAGAGCCGGAGGCAGGACCTGGAAGGGCAGATCAAGAGCCTGCAGGAGGAAGCGGACCAGAGCCAGGGCCGAGTGCAAGCCCTGCACGAAGAGCTGCTGCTgctgagaagggagagaagggagcacAGCCTAGAG CTAGAACTGGCCCGCTCCGAGGCCAGGGAAGCACTTGTGTCCCTCAGACGTCTCCAGCAACAAGTCTCTGAGCTGGAGGAGGAATCCCGGCTGCAGGATTCAGAAGTCTCTGGAGCCTCCTTGCAATCTGAGATTGCTCACAGCCTAGATGAGGAAGGAGACTCTCAACTTCCAATACCACCCCAG GACATCCACAACCCCAATGTCCTTCATGATTCATCAAAACCCCAGACTCCTCCTGAAGAGGGCTTGGAGCCCCCTAAGAAGCGGGCTTCCATGAGTTCTAGAGAAATGGtggaagagaaggagatggaaaTAGAACGGCTACAAAATGAG TTATCTTTGCAAGTAGAAGAGTTGCAGTCTCTCCGAGAAGAACTGAAGAGACAAAAGGAACTGAGGGAAGAGAAAGACCCCGAGTCAACACTGAGTAAGGCCCTGTCTGACCGGGATGAAGCGGTGAACAA GTCTTTGGCCCTGTCCCTTGAACTGACCAGGATCTCCCTGGAACGGGACTCTCTTTCTCGGGAACTGCTCAGAACCATCCACCAGAAGGTGGCGTTGTCTCAGGAATTAGAGGCCTGGCAG gATGACATGCAGGTAGTGATTGGACAGCAGCTTCATTCTCAACGACTAAAGGAGCTTAATTCCCAGCCAGCAGCACTCCCCCACGATGCCACAAAATTCTCCTTGGGAAGAGGGACAGGGGCTGGTAGCTTCTTCACCAACCTTTTCAGAAGGACCTGA
- the BICDL2 gene encoding BICD family-like cargo adapter 2 isoform X2: protein MNSPSSPQFPSGLLSGSTSPSGDDGFFPFVLERHDSFLGGPGPGDEKQEDEPEDLAVLLQRKEKDLLLAAELGKMLLERNEELSRSLELLKAQHAEREERLQQQNHELRQGLAARGAEWEARAGELEVDVATLRAELGERRSEQQNSGRQRAQALSELSEQNLRLSEQLAQASQTEQELQKELSMLRGDYQTQQLLGTEMRARLESLQGENQMLQSRRQDLEGQIKSLQEEADQSQGRVQALHEELLLLRRERREHSLELELARSEAREALVSLRRLQQQVSELEEESRLQDSEVSGASLQSEIAHSLDEEGDSQLPIPPQDIHNPNVLHDSSKPQTPPEEGLEPPKKRASMSSREMVEEKEMEIERLQNELSLQVEELQSLREELKRQKELREEKDPESTLSKALSDRDEAVNKSLALSLELTRISLERDSLSRELLRTIHQKVALSQELEAWQDDMQVVIGQQLHSQRLKELNSQPAALPHDATKFSLGRGTGAGSFFTNLFRRT, encoded by the exons ATGAACTCCCCCAGTAGTCCCCAGTTCCCTTCAGGGCTGCTCTCAGGAAGCACCTCCCCAAGTGGGGATGATGGCTTCTTCCCCTTTGTGCTGGAGAGGCATGATTCCTTCCTGGGGGGACCGGGGCCTGGGGATGAGAAGCAAGAGGATGAGCCCGAGGACCTGGCTGTGCTGCTTCAGcgaaaggaaaaggacttactACTGGCAGCCGAGCTAGGCAAGATGCTTTTGGAGCGGAATGAGGAGCTGAGCCGGAGCCTGGAGCTTCTCAAAGCCCAACACGCTGAACGGGAGGAG CGGCTGCAGCAGCAGAACCATGAGCTCCGACAGGGGCTGGCGGCCCGCGGAGCGGAGTGGGAGGCTCGGGCAGGGGAGCTGGAGGTGGACGTGGCCACGCTTCGAGCAGAACTTGGGGAGCGGCGCTCAGAGCAGCAGAATAGTGGGCGCCAACGAGCCCAAGCCCTGAGTGAGCTCAGCGAGCAGAACCTCAGGCTCAGTGAGCAGCTGGCCCAG GCCTCCCAGACAGAACAAGAACTCCAAAAGGAACTGAGCATGCTTCGGGGAGACTACCAGACCCAGCAGCTGTTGGGAACTGAGATGAGGGCCCGACTAGAAAGCCTTCAGGGAGAG AACCAGATGCTCCAGAGCCGGAGGCAGGACCTGGAAGGGCAGATCAAGAGCCTGCAGGAGGAAGCGGACCAGAGCCAGGGCCGAGTGCAAGCCCTGCACGAAGAGCTGCTGCTgctgagaagggagagaagggagcacAGCCTAGAG CTAGAACTGGCCCGCTCCGAGGCCAGGGAAGCACTTGTGTCCCTCAGACGTCTCCAGCAACAAGTCTCTGAGCTGGAGGAGGAATCCCGGCTGCAGGATTCAGAAGTCTCTGGAGCCTCCTTGCAATCTGAGATTGCTCACAGCCTAGATGAGGAAGGAGACTCTCAACTTCCAATACCACCCCAG GACATCCACAACCCCAATGTCCTTCATGATTCATCAAAACCCCAGACTCCTCCTGAAGAGGGCTTGGAGCCCCCTAAGAAGCGGGCTTCCATGAGTTCTAGAGAAATGGtggaagagaaggagatggaaaTAGAACGGCTACAAAATGAG TTATCTTTGCAAGTAGAAGAGTTGCAGTCTCTCCGAGAAGAACTGAAGAGACAAAAGGAACTGAGGGAAGAGAAAGACCCCGAGTCAACACTGAGTAAGGCCCTGTCTGACCGGGATGAAGCGGTGAACAA GTCTTTGGCCCTGTCCCTTGAACTGACCAGGATCTCCCTGGAACGGGACTCTCTTTCTCGGGAACTGCTCAGAACCATCCACCAGAAGGTGGCGTTGTCTCAGGAATTAGAGGCCTGGCAG gATGACATGCAGGTAGTGATTGGACAGCAGCTTCATTCTCAACGACTAAAGGAGCTTAATTCCCAGCCAGCAGCACTCCCCCACGATGCCACAAAATTCTCCTTGGGAAGAGGGACAGGGGCTGGTAGCTTCTTCACCAACCTTTTCAGAAGGACCTGA